From the Ciona intestinalis chromosome 2, KH, whole genome shotgun sequence genome, one window contains:
- the LOC100178911 gene encoding uncharacterized protein LOC100178911, with translation MNEVAGLRYIKNKCKMLPLILFLQLQYSYVLPLTLNSLGCWTDVTLSRAIPTMEGTDPTLSGSYRHRTDAIQKCARVALARNYEVFGIENSGWCASSANARSTYKKYGNSTNCAANGEGGMFALQVYEIIGKMVFGQTEIELASNKQVVDGNLMYKTCLSAIPFKVRATATPSDQNSPLRFNVTIVDIQRYSVFVTLKRIDQDTGWDKMPVTVNWVLNVPD, from the exons ATGAATGAGGTTGCGGGGTTAAGATATATTAAGAACAAATGCAAGATGCTACCACTGATATTATTTCTACAGCTTCAATATTCTTATGTCCTTCCAC TCACACTCAACAGCCTGGGGTGTTGGACGGACGTGACGCTGTCTAGAGCTATTCCAACTATGGAAGGGACCGATCCGACTCTTTCAGGCAGTTACCGTCATAGAACTGATGCCATCCAAAAGTGCGCACGTGTTGCTTTGGCAAGAAATTACGAAGTATTTGGCATAGAG AACAGTGGTTGGTGCGCAAGCTCCGCTAACGCAAGGTCAACGTACAAGAAATACGGCAATTCTACAAATTGTGCAGCCAACGGGGAAGGCGGGATGTTTGCACTTCAAGTCTACGAAATTATTG GTAAGATGGTGTTTGGACAAACTGAAATAGAACTCGCCTCAAACAAACAAGTGGTGGACGGAAACCTAATGTACAAAACATGTTTGTCGGCTATACCTTTTAAAGTGAGGGCCACAGCAACACCAAGCGATCAAAATTCCCCGCTTAGATTCAATGTTACCATCGTCGACATACAAAGATACAGCGTGTTTGTTACATTAAAACGAATCGATCAAGATACGGGATGGGATAAAATGCCAGTAACAGTGAACTGGGTGTTAAATGTACCAGACTAG